CAAAGCGCACATGCACCGTGGGCTTGCCGCGGCGCAGCACGTCGTTGTCCATGCAGGGCATGTCGTCGTGCACCAGGGAATAGGCGTGTATCAGCTCCACCGCGCAGGCGGCGCGCAGCGCAGCCGGCTGGTGGCCGCCCACGGCCTCGGCAGCGGCCAGCACCAGCAGCGGGCGCAGGCGCTTGCCGCCATCGAGCACGGCGTAGCGCATGGCCTCGCCCAGGCCGGCAGGCGCGTCGGCGGGCAGAAAGCGCCCCAGCGCCTGCTCCACGCAGGCCAGCTGGGTCTGCATCCAGGGCGCCAGCGCGAAGGCAGCGGCGGGAGCGGCGGCCGTCACGGCTCGTTCCACGGCTGCAGCGCACCTTCGTCGAGCACGCGGATTTGCTCCTGCACGGCCTCCAGCCGGGCTCGGCACAGCTGCAGCAGTTCGGCGCCGCGCTGGTAGCCGGCCAGCATCTGGTCCAGCGGCAGCTGGCCCGACTCGATGCGGGCGACGAGTTGTTCAAGCTCCTGCAGGGCGGCCTCGTAGGTCGCCGGTTCGGGCTGTGGTGCGGGAGCGGCAGGGGCCTTGGGCATGAAGAAGAAAGCGGGGATGTGCAGCGCCGGGGCGCGCGGGTGGTCAACGGGCCATTTTAGGCCGCCCACCCGGCCGGCCGGCGCCAGGCCCGCTGGCACGCCAATACACGCACCTGCGCAGAGGAAATAACCCCACCACCTACAATCCCATTCCTTGTCATGAACCGGCGATGGGTTA
The DNA window shown above is from Pulveribacter suum and carries:
- the xseB gene encoding exodeoxyribonuclease VII small subunit, translating into MPKAPAAPAPQPEPATYEAALQELEQLVARIESGQLPLDQMLAGYQRGAELLQLCRARLEAVQEQIRVLDEGALQPWNEP